Proteins encoded within one genomic window of Rhinoderma darwinii isolate aRhiDar2 chromosome 5, aRhiDar2.hap1, whole genome shotgun sequence:
- the KIF9 gene encoding kinesin-like protein KIF9: MSAGSSDVRVFVRVRPTPHFAQEIIHLEEDNQLVDIHLRKDEKLGVVNNKRYDWSFKVDGILHNASQGSVYDTVAKSVVSRALQGYNGTILCYGQTGAGKTYTITGATENYKNRGLIPRALQQVYKEIAERSDETVTARISYLEIYNETLIDLLSSLPDVPAADTHMTIVDDPQGVFVKGLSLHRAADEEHALNLLFEGETNRIIGSHTLNKNSSRSHCIFTIHLESHSRTLSNAKYTISKINLVDLAGSERLGKTGSEGQVLKEATYINKSLSFLEQTIIALADRRDHVPFRQSKLTHALKDSIGGNCNTVLVANIYGEAVQIDETLSTLRFASRMKCVPAKSVVIERYDPVRVCKNLQKEIDHLRRELAIHDALTKRPLSSYEPFNDGQTAEISSQVRRYLEGALDEIDIINLRQIQEVFSQFRMILSRQEQEVEARLRDKYTLIDKKDYAAVTAVQKAGVLDADGQQVGEVDGSSFGIGVAAFSSKSNRSLSAKKSKGRKSKDPSSPTSRREGAATPTLGKDIEAVSPTKTVMSMSFRELDVKEPAIKEQQENVATDTQRSETAEKEETSRPGTPPPKASAFEDFKAERGSELNRIFKENKSTLAQQRRQLKEVTQRINLIKKEMDTTSQNLNVAKLEREKQGEYVSDEGQVIIDEQEFTFICRLKDLKKQYRADYDTLQNLKAEVQYCQKLVDQCRQRLLTEFEVWYNESFVIPEDVQSAVKVVGPLRPLMIPVNKLLSLGEDDQEKYDKLQQELLMEVPGSLPFNNARIKSDRKHNYTRGLAHLPPTKKKAGVITSSVKNKPPSMLTAV, encoded by the exons ATGAGTGCCGGTAGCAGTGATGTGCGGGTGTTCGTCCGCGTCAGGCCAACACCTCATTTTGCTCAAGAAATCATCCACCTTGAGGAGGATAATCAG CTCGTAGACATTCACCTCCGGAAGGATGAGAAGCTGGGAGTGGTCAATAACAAGCGCTATGATTGGTCATTTAAAGTGGACGGTATTCTTCACAATGCGTCGCAGGGCTCGGTATATGATACGGTGGCCAAATCCGTGGTGTCCCGAGCGTTACAAGGGTATAATG GTACGATCTTGTGCTACGGTCAGACGGGAGCCGGGAAGACTTACACAATCACGGGGGCCACAGAGAACTACAAGAACCGCGGCCTCATCCCCAGAGCTCTGCAGCAG GTTTATAAAGAGATCGCCGAGCGGAGCGACGAGACGGTGACCGCGAGGATCTCCTACCTGGAGATCTACAACGAGACGCTGATCGACCTCCTGTCCTCCCTGCCGGACGTCCCGGCCGCCGACACCCACATGACCATCGTGGACGACCCCCAGGGGGTGTTTGTTAAAGGTTTATCTCTTCACCGCGCGGCAGACGAGGAGCACGCCCTGAACCTGCTGTTTGAG GGCGAAACGAACCGGATCATCGGGTCACACACCCTGAATAAGAACTCCTCCAGATCTCACTGTATCTTCACCATTCACCTGGAG TCTCATTCTAGAACTTTATCCAACGCAAAATACACGATATCGAAAATAAACCTGGTGGATCTGGCCGGTTCTGAGAGACTCGGAAAAACTGGG TCTGAAGGACAAGTCCTGAAAGAAGCCACTTACATCAACAAGTCGCTGTCGTTCCTGGAGCAGACGATCATTGCCCTGGCCGACCGCCGCGACCACGTTCCATTCCGGCAGAGTAAACTCACGCACGCCCTCAAGGACTCAATAG GAGGGAACTGCAACACTGTTCTTGTGGCTAACATCTACGGTGAGGCGGTTCAGATTGATGAGACG CTGTCCACGCTCCGGTTCGCCAGCAGGATGAAATGCGTCCCGGCCAAGTCGGTCGTCATTGAGCGCTATGACCCCGTG CGAGTGTGTAAGAACCTGCAGAAGGAGATCGATCACCTAAGACGGGAGCTCGCCATCCACGATGCCCTG ACCAAGCGTCCTCTCTCCAGCTACGAGCCTTTTAATGACGGCCAGACCGCAGAAATCTCCTCGCAAGTCCGCAGATATCTGGAAGGCGCGCTGGATGAGATTGAT ATTATAAACCTCCGACAAATCCAAGAAGTCTTCTCCCAGTTCAGAATGATTTTGAG TCGACAGGAGCAGGAAGTGGAGGCTCGGCTGAGGGACAAATACACACTAATCGATAAGAAGGATTACGCAGCCGTCACCGCGGTGCAGAAG GCTGGTGTGCTGGACGCGGATGGGCAGCAGGTCGGGGAGGTGGACGGGAGCAGTTTCGGCATCGGAGTGGCTGCATTTTCTTCCAAGTCAAACCGTTCACTGTCCGCGAAAAAATCCAAAGGCCGGAAATCAAAGGACCCGTCCAG CCCCACTAGTCGCAGAGAAGGTGCGGCGACCCCCACCCTCGGGAAGGATATAGAAGCCGTTTCACCGACAAAAACCGTGATGTCCATGTCCTTCCGGGAGCTTGACGTGAAGGAGCCGGCCATCAAAGAGCAGCAGGAAAACGTGGCTACGGATACCCAACGGTCCGAGACGGCGGAAAAAGAGGAGACGAGCCGCCCGGG GACCCCTCCCCCCAAAGCTTCAGCGTTTGAAGATTTTAAAGCAGAAAGAGGCAGCGAACTGAACCGAATATTTAAggagaataaatccaccctggcccagcagaggaGGCAGCTGAAGGAGGTCACTCAGCGGATAAACCTCATCAAAAAGGAGATGGACACAACCTCCCAGAACCTCAACGTGGCCAAGCTGGAGCGGGAGAAGCAAG GTGAATACGTCAGTGATGAGGGACAGGTCATCATCGACGAGCAGGAGTTCACCTTCATCTGCAGACTCAAGGACTTGAAGAAGCAGTACCGTGCGGATTACGACACGCTGCAAAACCTGAAGGCTGAAGTGCAGTACTGCCAGAAACTGGTGGATCAGTGCCGGCAGCGGCTGCTTACAG AGTTCGAGGTCTGGTATAACGAGTCGTTTGTTATCCCGGAGGACGTGCAGAGTGCTGTGAAAGTTGTCGGGCCCCTGAGACCCTTGATGATCCCTGTGAATAAGCTGCTGTCACTG GGTGAAGACGACCAGGAGAAATACGATAAACTTCAGCAAGAGCTTTTAATGGAGGTCCCGGGGTCTCTCCCGTTCAACAATGCGAGAATCAAATCCGATCGTAAG CACAATTACACCCGAGGCCTGGCTCACCTTCCCCCAACCAAGAAGAAAGCGGGAGTAATAACCAGCAGCGTGAAAAACAAGCCCCCCTCCATGCTGACGGCTGTGTAA